The Hyphomicrobium sp. 99 genome contains the following window.
CGAGATCGACGATGCCGAAATTGTCGGTCGCGGATGAGCTTGGCTGCATGGTGAAATCCCATTTCAGGCGTTTCGCAACGTTGATCGCGAGGAGGAACGACGGCGAACGCGACCATTACGAGGTTGAAATTGCGGTATGAACGCGCGCCGGTCACCATTGCCGTCCGTCGGACTTGACTTGGCCGTCCCGCTTCGTAGGTATCCGGCATGTACGCGATCAAGGAGATTTTCTACACGCTTCAAGGCGAAGGCGCTAATGCCGGCACGCCCGCCGTATTTTGCCGTTTTGCAGGCTGCAACCTCTGGAGCGGCCGCGAACAGGACCGCGCCAAGGCTGTCTGCCAGTTTTGCGACACCGATTTTGTCGGCATCGACGGAGAAGGTGGCGGCCGCTTCGAGACGGCTGATGCTCTCGCAGACGCCTGCCGCTCCGCCGCACCACAATCCAATCACTCCGCACTCATCGTTCTGACCGGCGGCGAGCCGATGCTGCAAGTCGATCAGGAACTGGTCGACGCCCTGCATGCCCGCGGTTTTCGCATCGCCATCGAAACCAACGGTACCCTGCCTGTGCTCGACACCATCGATTGGATCTGTGTCTCGCCGAAGGCCGGAGCAGACCTGAAGCAGCGCCACGGCAACGAGCTCAAGCTCGTCTTTCCGCAAGAAGGCAGCGACCCGGCCCGCTTTCTTGAACTCGACTTCGAGGAACGCTTCCTCCAGCCGATGGATGGACCCGAGCAGCACGCCAACACCCTGGCCGCCATCGCCTACTGCAAAGCCAATCCGGCATGGCGTTTATCCGTACAAACCCATAAAATCCTGGGAATTCCTTAACGGAAACGCGCCTCCGCGCCCGTTTGGCGCGGTTTGAGCCCGGAGGCGGGGGTGGCGCCTCAGGTCGAAATCCCTTATTGAGCGGCCATGCAAATTTACAAGGAATTCAGGTTCGAGGCGGCCCATTTCCTGCCGTCGGCAGCCCCCGGCACACCGAATGCGCGCGTGCACGGTCACTCGTTCCGCGCGCGCATCGTCGTCGAAGGCGAGCCGAGCGAAGCGACTGGCTACATCTTCCATTTCGATGAACTCGCAGCGGCAATCCGCGAGACGGAAGACGCGCTCGACCATCGCATGCTCAACGATATCGACGGCCTCGCCGCGCCGACGCTCGAACGCATCTCGATGTGGATTTGGAACCGGCTGTCGAACCGCATACCTGGCCTTGTTCAAGTCGAGGTCCATCGCGACAGCTGCAGTGAAGGTTGTATCTATCGCGGCCCTTCCCCGGACGCTCGTCGTCTGGCGGCGGAGTAGCGTGCGATGACAGCGGGAAAGCCGGGCGTAACTCAACTCGGCAAGCAAGTCGGCATACCGGACAGCCCCGAAGCCGCCGAGCTTGAACGCGTCGCCAACCCACACGCCGATACAGATTATGTGGCCCGCTTCACCGCGCCCGAGTTCACGTCACTCTGCCCCGTGACGGGTCAGCCCGATTTCGCGCACCTCGTCATCGACTACGTGCCGGGCCAATGGCTGCTCGAAAGCAAATCTCTGAAGCTTTATCTGGCGTCGTTTCGCAACCATGGCGCATTCCACGAGGATTGCACCGTTGCGATCGGCAAACGCATCGCCGGCCTCATCGAACCGAAGTTCCTGCGGATCGGCGGCTACTGGTACCCGCGCGGCGGTATCCCGATTGACGTCTTCTGGCAGACGGGCACGCTCCCCAACGACGTCTGGCTACCCGACCAAGGCGTGCAGCCTTACAGAGGACGAGGCTAAGCCCCGCCCCCTGTAGCGATTTCCGTTCAACCTCATACGGCTGAGCGAATTACCAGTGACGGCGGTGGTGGTGCCGCCAGTAACGGTGGTGGCGATAGGGACGATAGTAGCCATACCCGTAATACGGACGGTAATAGGGGCGTCCGTAATAGTGGTGACGATGTCGCCAACGGCGATAATGCGTCTTCTCCACGACACTGTTGCCGCTCTTCGCAACCGATTCAACAGCAGCAAGATTGCCACTGCCAATTGCAGCGGCCTGAGCTCCGGTCGCGGCAAAGCCGATCCCGAGTCCCAGCGCCACCGCTAAAAGTAGATTTCGCATTTCGGTCTCCCAAGCTTATTGCCTCCCAGCAATTCCCAATTGCTGGTTCCGGCTTTTGAAAGTTTAGGAGCCCTTGACTGAACGGAAGCTGTACGGCGCGCACAATCTCCAGGCGAATTGGACTGAATGGAATTTGGCCTTGGCGGCCGGCTCTCCGAAGGTGAGTCGCCAAGGCCACGCAAAAGACGAAATCAGGATTAGCGGTTCTCGGGCAACGGAATAAATTCCGTTTCATCGCCGGGCACGATTGCAAAACGGCCCTGTCGCCAATCTTCTTTGGCGCTATCAATTCGCTCTTGCGAACTCGATACGAAATTCCACCAGATGTGACGCGGTCCGTCCATCGGTTCGCCACCGAGCAACATCAATCGCGCGTTCGTCTCCGCGAGAATTGAAATGCGATCACCGGGCTTGAAAAACAGAAGCTGACCACCCTCGAAAGTCTGCCCGGCGATATCAATGCGACCCGAGGCGAGATACACGGCGCGTTCCTCATAATCCGGATCGAGAGGCAGCACCGCACCCGGCGCGAGAACGGCCTCGGCATAGAAGCAGGCATGCGGAAATGCCGCCGGCGATGTCTCACCGTAAAGGCTTCCGACGATGAGCCGAACGCGTTTCCCCTCACCCTCCAATCTCGGCAACGCACTCACATCATGATGCGCAAATTCCGGTGCGCTCTCTTCATGCGATTTCGGAAGCGCCATCCACGCCTGGATTCCGAACATATCCTGACCGGACAGTCTCATCTCCGGAGCCGTTCGCTCCGAATGAACGATGCCACGTCCGGCCGTCATCAGATTGACCTCGCCCGGCCGGATCGCGAGAGATGACCCGAGGCTGTCCCGATGCATCATCTCGCCTTCAAAGAGATAGGTGACGGTCGCGAGTCCGATGTGGGGATGCGGCCTCACATCGATGCCTTGTCCCGATAAAAATTGCGCTGGTCCCATTTGATCGAAAAAAATGAACGGCCCGATCATCTGCCGCTGCGCCGATGGCAGAGCGCGACGCACCTCGAAACCGCCGAGATCACGCGCGCGAGGCACGATGACCTGCTCGATCGCATCGCAGGATTGTCGATCGCCCGGAATGGGATCGTTATCTTTGAGCCAACTCATCGATCGCATCCTCCGCTTCTGACATCATCGGGGCCACACCGTCAGCACGAGCTAGACGACAAGAAATCTCGACGCCTCGGCAGTACTCGGACGCCGGCACACATCCCGCCGGCCGAACCAGCTTATTCGGTTGCGTTGAACCCAATCGTAAATTCGGTCCCCGATAACGCCCGGTATAAATCGGCCCACGAACCCCAGGCCTCGCCACGGTTGCGGCATGGTCCGCGCCGCGGCCATCACGCCAGCCCACCTCGTGTAAGGCAAACCATCGCGCAAAACCATGAAGGTGTCGAACGCGTCTGCGTCGAGATTGTAATGCCCGTAAAGGGCCTTCGGCAGCGGATCCTGGATCGCTGCAAATTGGCTCCGGCCAGCCGGGTCACGATCGAGCATCCACTGCACACCACTCGAACAGAGAACGCAAAGTCCGTCGAAAATGATCAACGGCCGAGTGTCGTCGAAACTCGGAACTGACGGATCATCGCGGTAGCTATAGGCCGTGAATGGCATCGCGACTCATTTCCTGTCTCAAAGCGGTAGACCTGGCGCTATCATGCTGCAAATTATGCTTCCGTCCCAATTCCGAAATATACCGGATAAAGCCTACCGGCGGCGGCGTCCGCCGCGTAGAAATTTGCGCACGTCATTCTCAGCGCCTCTTGGAGTCCAGATCGATGATCCGCCGCGCAGCACACGTACCGTGCCTTCTCCTCTATCTCGGCCTTGCAAATGTATGGACCACCGGACCCGCGCGCGCCGAGATCGATTGCGCCAATGCAGTCTCAACAGTCGAAATGAACTTCTGCGCTGACAAAGACTATCAAGCAGCAGACAAGGCACTCAATGCCGCATACGCGAATGCGGTTGCTTCCATCCGAACGGGCGGCGACCAGGAAAAACCGTACGACGTAGCTTCCTTCTTAGAAGCGATGCGCAAGGCCCAACGAGCCTGGGTCGCGTACCGGGATGCCGACTGCAAAGAGCTGGTGGCGCAGGAGTGGTCAGGCGGCAGCGGAACGTCGTCTGCAATCCTCGGATGCATGACCGAAAAGACGATCCAACGCACCAAAGAGCTGAGAGAACGATATCGGCAGCAGTGAACGGCGCCTTCAACCATCCCAAGTTAACCCTGTGGCCATTGGCAACTGCCACCGAACCGTCGTTTTGGGGCATTAATTCTCGCCGCTGCACGAAGTCGGAACTCAACAAAGGTGCTGAGTTTTGCTCGCCGTGCACGAGCCCGGAAGTGACCGCGCACGAAAGTCGACGTCAGGAGAAAGAACATGATTTCACGAATTAGCATCCGCGCATTAGCCGGATGTGCAGCACTCGTCGCGGCAGCCGCTGCGCAGATCTCGTCCGCAATGGCCGATACGCCGAAAATCGCAATCGGCACCCTGACGTGTTACGGCAAGGGCGGCGTTGGGCTCATTTTCGGATCGAAGCAAAACCTGCGTTGCAACTTTGAAACCCCCATCAGCGGACGCACCTATCGTTACGCCGCAACGATCACCAAGGTCGGCGTCGACATTGGCGTCAAAGGCGACAGCACGCTGATTTGGACAGTGCTTGGACCGACGACTAACATCCCGAGCGAAGCACTCGAAGGAAATTACGGCGGCGTCACTGCCGGAGCGGCCGTCGGAATTGGCGCCAACGCCAACGCGCTGCTCGGCGGCTCGGGTAGCTCGATCATTTTGCAGCCCGTGAGTGTCGAAGGACAGACGGGATTGAACCTCTCCGCGGGCGTCGCGGGACTGACGATTTTCAAACCATAAGTCACTAAGGGCACTACCCGGCGGCGCGTTGCGGACAAAAACGCAGCGCGCCGATTTTCATTCCATAGTGTCACCTGACCCATAATTCAGATCACCAAACTTCCTCACTCACGCGCCGCCTACCGCATCTTCCGAGCATAACGGCATCACTTTTTAGCCATGAGAATCGCACGCTATTGACGCTCTAGCCGCGAGGAGAAGAACAATGGCCGCACTATCGAAAAACGTCGAAGAAATGCTCATTCGCCTTGCGGAAAATGCGCGCACAGAACAGGACTTTGTCCTGACCCTCTCCGACGCAATCCGCAGAGTGGACGAACAGTTGCTCCGCGATGTTCGCAACGTCGCGCTTCAGCATGAATTGAGACGCGAAGCGATCCTCGGCGAACTGCAGGACCTCGCAGGACGGCTCTGCGCACTTCCTGCACGCGCTCCAGCGCAACCCGTTACCGCGATCGATCAGCAGCAGGACCACCAGGCAAGAGCAGAAATCGAGGCTGCCCTAAACGGTCAAGCTGGCGATTGGCGTCAAGCTGCGCAAAACATGCACGATGAGTTTGAATTCACTTTCAACGGCCAACCGCGGCAACACTAAACGAAGGCGACGCTATCACCGCCCGATATATCCGGGCATCCGCGTCGCCTCTTGCGAGCGGGCAAGCCACATGGCGCGATCATGCGCATATTCGAAATCACGCCGCACGGTCGATCGCGGAATGCGCGTCCTGAAGAAATCGGCCCAGCGAAATTCTGCGAACGGCTTGCCGGACTTCGCGAAGCCGCCCGCCTCGCGAACCGACCACGCGAGATCGCGATAAGGATCGGCGCGCAGATCTTTCAACGACTCGGGCAGTTTGGTCGGACAGACCGGCTGCCCACGCCCATCATAAGCGTGCAACAGACCGAGCGTCGTCATGCGGCGAAGGAACTGCTTCCGTGGAAGAAGCGAAAGATCGGCAACCACGTCAACGAAGGCTTCCTCCACGTCGCTCTTCAACAGCGCGAGGCTCAGGTGATGGTGATCGATGATGAAGAAGTCATCGCCCGGCCCAAGCACAGCCGGTATCGGACGCGCTTCGAGATAGCGTCTGAGCTTTCGCCGGCTCCGCACGCGCCGCTCGACTTTCTCACGCTTGGCCGCGACGGCCCGCATGCCGACCGCCATTTGCGTGGGACGTAAATCTTCGAGTGGAACCGTTTCGAGCTTTTGCTCCCCACGGAGCCCAGGCCGCGCAGTCGACAAATAATTTTCTATTGAAAGAGAACCGGCCACCGGCTCACGCCAAACATCAAGCAGCGGCATGACTTCCCACAAAGCCAATTGAACACCGCTTAACGATTTGGCCTTTATGGTTAAGATTAGGTTTAACGCCGCCCCAACCCGTCGGAAATCTTACTTCGCAGCCGTCATCGAACCGCCGCGCCGGCGCGAAACCTCTGCAACAGAAACTTCGCCCGCAGCGATCAACGCATCGACGCAGCCTTTCGAAAGACTGAGGCCGACCGCGCGCATGCACGATCTCACCTGCGGGCTGCTCGGGCTGTACGCGCTGCAGTGCGCATAATAATCGCTCGCGCACGCGATCTGCACGCGCAGGCTGACGGCATGGGCATTGCCCGCCATCAGCGTGGCGCCGGTGAGCGCTACGATCGACGCGTATACGGCGCGGGCAGCATTCCGGTGGATCGCAACAAAGTCAGTCATTGCAGGTCTCCATCTCTTCTGGCGATGCAAGCCCGTCTCGGGCAGTTGTTGCCGGAAGAAATAACCTCACCCGAATGCTTCCCGCTGTTCCGGCGGGAACTGGACCTTGGGCATCGCGACCGGTGTTACGTCACGATGCTCTTTGCCCATGTCCTATCCGGGAAGAATAGGAAAGCGATCGCGCGCCATTCATTCGCGCAACACGGCAAGCCTGCTCATAAACCACAGTCGCCGCCGCAAGCGCCGTGATGCCCGCCTGATCATAAGCAGGCGCGACTTCAACGACGTCGCATCCGACGATCCGAAGTCCATCGAGGCCGCGCAGCATCGCCAGCAGCTCTCGCGGCGTCAGCCCGCCCATCACCGGCGTACCCGTACCCGGCGCAAATGCCGGATCGAGACAATCGATATCGACTGTCAGGTAGCACGGAGCATCCCCCGCAAGCGCTTTCACCATGGCGATGATCTGAGCGGGGCCTTTCTCGGCAACCGCCATGCTGTCGAAAATGTTCATCCCCATCGGATCATCGACCCACGTCCGGATACCGATCTGCGACGATAGCCTCGGATCGATCAGACCATCGCGAATAGCTTGCGCGAACATCGTGCCGTGATTGATTTCGACTTCACCGCCGGGGCCGGTGCGCGGCGTCCACGTGTCAGGATGCGCATCGAAATGGATGAGCGCCAGCGGCCCGTACTTTCGCGCGTGTGCTTTGAGCAGCGGATAGCTGACGAAATGATCACCACCGAGCGCGCATAGAAACGCACCGGCAGAAACGACATCGAACGCGGCCTCCTCGATCGCTGCGGGGATTGTATGCGGAAATCCAAAGTCGAGCAGCGCATCGCCGAGATCCACGATCCGGACATGCGAAAGCGGATCGAAACCGCCAGGATAAGACTTGAGCTCAGCGAGTTGAGCGGAAGCGGTCCTCACCGCATCAGGGCCCATCCGCGCCCCAGGCCGGTTCGACGTCGCAATGTCGAGCGGTACCCCGAGAACTGCGAAATCGCCCGCCCGCGCCCGAGCGACGCGCGGCGTCCGCAAAAAAGTATGCGTACCCGAATAGGTTTGTTCGGAAGCGATGGAAGAAGGAGAAAGCGCACTGCACCTATGTTGCGCATGCACGCCCGTTGTGGGGCCGGAAAGCATGACGACCTCGATTGTTGCGATGTCGTCCGGCCGACACCTTCACAATCAACCGGGCAATCCCGGTGCCTCCGTTTCGCGGCAACACCAAGCATGCCTAACCAATTACGACAGTCAAGCCCCGGATAGCTTGCCGCAATGCAGCGGTGAACCCGGACCCCGTCCCGCGCGTTACCAAGCTCGACACCCACAAATTGGCTTGAACATGTCAAACCTGGTAAAACTCGCGACTGAAAAGGCCGCTCGATCCGAAAGAAACGCAGAGCTGATCCGCGAAGACTTATTTGAAAAATGCACCGAAGCGGTCGCCGGTCTGGGCGGCGACGTTGTCGGATATGCGCTGGTCGTCTGGGGAAAGGGAGGCGATATGCGAACAGCATACAACGCCGCTCAAGGTCCGATCGGACCGGCACTCGTTCCAACACTTGCCGCTGATGCTTTGAACCGCCATGTCGCGGTGATGCTGGCGCAAAAGGAAGATCCCGACGTCCCCGGCTGATCACGACCGCCGGATCGAAACAGAAAACCCAGAGCTGATGCTCTGGGTTTGCGTTTTGATTAGTGCAAGAAGCCGAACAGATGCAGCCCGATGATTACGACGAGCGGAACGCCTGCCAGCCAAAGAATTACGTCGCGTGCCATGGTGATCTCCTCAATGTTGAATTGTCGGTGGGATGCCGGAGTCGGCTGTCGGTTCGGAGCCACTCTCGTTTGCCGCATCGGACGAACGAACAAGGCTCAGAAGTTCATCGAGATGTTGCCGCGCTTCGGCCAAGTGCTGCTTGGCCTCCTCGCGTCGAAGAACAACACTGTTGCGCGCAGCGTCACGTAATTCGTTTTCAAGATCCCAAAGGGTCTTTAAAACCTTCGGAACTGTCTCTCTGATGTTTTCGGACATCCGAGCCTCGCCAGTTTGAACTGTCTCCTGAACGCATCTCGTTGATTTCCGGTTCCGCTTCTGCGTTTGGCCGTAAGGGACAATTCTGCGAGGACTGCGTTACTGTCGGCACAACAAAATCGGACCTTCAAGCCACATGATCCCAAAAGCAGTATTGCCCATCGTCCTCCTGACGATGTCGAACGTCTTCATGACATTCGCCTGGTACGGCCATCTCAAATTCACCAACAAGCCGCTTTGGCTCGTCGTAATCGTCAGTTGGGGAATTGCCTTTTTTGAATACTGCCTGGCAGTCCCGGCAAATCGCTACGGCGTCGCGGTTTATTCGCCGGCTGAATTAAAGACGATGCAAGAGGTCATAACGCTGAGCGTATTCGCGATCTTTTCCGCGACTTATCTTGGCGAACAGCTCACCATCAACCAAGGCGTCGGCTTCGCCTTCATCGCGCTCGGCGCGTTTTTCGTATTCAAGGGGCCGCTGTAAAAACGGCGCGCCGTCACCTGAGCGGCACGCTCAGCTGAAATTTGCTGCTAAGGCTTTGCGGCTCGGTTGACGCGCCAAGATTGTCGACGTCGGCTGTCACGCTCAGCGAATAGGCGTCGGGCTTCGTGTAGGTAACGCCCGCGCCCGCTGACGTTGTGTCGAAGGACGTATCCGCCGCCTCTTTGCGGCTCGTCGACAAATCGAATGCCCGCTTGTAGGTGACGAACGGCTCGAGCGTCGTACCCCCTTCGAGGGAGAAGGAATGATTGACCTTCGGCGCGAGAATGATCGCGCTCTTGTCGGACGTCCCCGTACTTGAGGCAGAACCGCCGTTAGCTTCCCATTCAGTGCGCGCGTCGATAGAGAACATCGGCGCCGCTTGCAGCGTCACGTACGCGGCCGCCTTTTGATCTTGCGCCACACCCGATGTCGAAGACGACCGCGCGTCACCTCGTTCGAGCGAAAGCCCAACGCTCGCCTTTCGACTGATCTTATAATCTGCTCCAAAGCCGACGCGGCTCGACTGACCGGAAGAACCGTTCAAGCCGTTCAGATCGATGTTGCTCCAAACGTCGACCGGAGTGGTTGGCGCGGATGCAGCCTTCGGCAGCTTGATCGTGTAGGGATCGGCGACGGCATATTCAGGTCTCTGCACGGATACCGTCTGCGAATTGTAATCACGCAATGTACCCA
Protein-coding sequences here:
- a CDS encoding autotransporter domain-containing protein, with product MFIRKIRFICDRGVTRASIASLAVLFCVASGVRAEDCVDVQSSTAEPDFMGCDQEIQFDLDAALAEQSVPAATAAPTDGLPWIALSKGTVPSKFNANDGSVSVRTSLGTLRDYNSQTVSVQRPEYAVADPYTIKLPKAASAPTTPVDVWSNIDLNGLNGSSGQSSRVGFGADYKISRKASVGLSLERGDARSSSTSGVAQDQKAAAYVTLQAAPMFSIDARTEWEANGGSASSTGTSDKSAIILAPKVNHSFSLEGGTTLEPFVTYKRAFDLSTSRKEAADTSFDTTSAGAGVTYTKPDAYSLSVTADVDNLGASTEPQSLSSKFQLSVPLR
- a CDS encoding pirin family protein, whose translation is MSWLKDNDPIPGDRQSCDAIEQVIVPRARDLGGFEVRRALPSAQRQMIGPFIFFDQMGPAQFLSGQGIDVRPHPHIGLATVTYLFEGEMMHRDSLGSSLAIRPGEVNLMTAGRGIVHSERTAPEMRLSGQDMFGIQAWMALPKSHEESAPEFAHHDVSALPRLEGEGKRVRLIVGSLYGETSPAAFPHACFYAEAVLAPGAVLPLDPDYEERAVYLASGRIDIAGQTFEGGQLLFFKPGDRISILAETNARLMLLGGEPMDGPRHIWWNFVSSSQERIDSAKEDWRQGRFAIVPGDETEFIPLPENR
- a CDS encoding DMT family protein, producing the protein MIPKAVLPIVLLTMSNVFMTFAWYGHLKFTNKPLWLVVIVSWGIAFFEYCLAVPANRYGVAVYSPAELKTMQEVITLSVFAIFSATYLGEQLTINQGVGFAFIALGAFFVFKGPL
- a CDS encoding lysozyme inhibitor LprI family protein; its protein translation is MIRRAAHVPCLLLYLGLANVWTTGPARAEIDCANAVSTVEMNFCADKDYQAADKALNAAYANAVASIRTGGDQEKPYDVASFLEAMRKAQRAWVAYRDADCKELVAQEWSGGSGTSSAILGCMTEKTIQRTKELRERYRQQ
- a CDS encoding DUF992 domain-containing protein, whose product is MISRISIRALAGCAALVAAAAAQISSAMADTPKIAIGTLTCYGKGGVGLIFGSKQNLRCNFETPISGRTYRYAATITKVGVDIGVKGDSTLIWTVLGPTTNIPSEALEGNYGGVTAGAAVGIGANANALLGGSGSSIILQPVSVEGQTGLNLSAGVAGLTIFKP
- a CDS encoding thiol-disulfide oxidoreductase DCC family protein, which gives rise to MPFTAYSYRDDPSVPSFDDTRPLIIFDGLCVLCSSGVQWMLDRDPAGRSQFAAIQDPLPKALYGHYNLDADAFDTFMVLRDGLPYTRWAGVMAAARTMPQPWRGLGFVGRFIPGVIGDRIYDWVQRNRISWFGRRDVCRRPSTAEASRFLVV
- the queE gene encoding 7-carboxy-7-deazaguanine synthase: MYAIKEIFYTLQGEGANAGTPAVFCRFAGCNLWSGREQDRAKAVCQFCDTDFVGIDGEGGGRFETADALADACRSAAPQSNHSALIVLTGGEPMLQVDQELVDALHARGFRIAIETNGTLPVLDTIDWICVSPKAGADLKQRHGNELKLVFPQEGSDPARFLELDFEERFLQPMDGPEQHANTLAAIAYCKANPAWRLSVQTHKILGIP
- the speB gene encoding agmatinase; protein product: MLSGPTTGVHAQHRCSALSPSSIASEQTYSGTHTFLRTPRVARARAGDFAVLGVPLDIATSNRPGARMGPDAVRTASAQLAELKSYPGGFDPLSHVRIVDLGDALLDFGFPHTIPAAIEEAAFDVVSAGAFLCALGGDHFVSYPLLKAHARKYGPLALIHFDAHPDTWTPRTGPGGEVEINHGTMFAQAIRDGLIDPRLSSQIGIRTWVDDPMGMNIFDSMAVAEKGPAQIIAMVKALAGDAPCYLTVDIDCLDPAFAPGTGTPVMGGLTPRELLAMLRGLDGLRIVGCDVVEVAPAYDQAGITALAAATVVYEQACRVARMNGARSLSYSSRIGHGQRAS
- the queF gene encoding preQ(1) synthase, with amino-acid sequence MTAGKPGVTQLGKQVGIPDSPEAAELERVANPHADTDYVARFTAPEFTSLCPVTGQPDFAHLVIDYVPGQWLLESKSLKLYLASFRNHGAFHEDCTVAIGKRIAGLIEPKFLRIGGYWYPRGGIPIDVFWQTGTLPNDVWLPDQGVQPYRGRG
- a CDS encoding 6-carboxytetrahydropterin synthase, translating into MQIYKEFRFEAAHFLPSAAPGTPNARVHGHSFRARIVVEGEPSEATGYIFHFDELAAAIRETEDALDHRMLNDIDGLAAPTLERISMWIWNRLSNRIPGLVQVEVHRDSCSEGCIYRGPSPDARRLAAE
- a CDS encoding ParB-like protein produces the protein MSTARPGLRGEQKLETVPLEDLRPTQMAVGMRAVAAKREKVERRVRSRRKLRRYLEARPIPAVLGPGDDFFIIDHHHLSLALLKSDVEEAFVDVVADLSLLPRKQFLRRMTTLGLLHAYDGRGQPVCPTKLPESLKDLRADPYRDLAWSVREAGGFAKSGKPFAEFRWADFFRTRIPRSTVRRDFEYAHDRAMWLARSQEATRMPGYIGR